GATCCCGAGGCCATCACCGCACTTTCCCGGGTGGATGCTTTCGGCAAAATAATCTATACATCGCCCTATAACGCCGCCCTTATCGGCCAGGACCTTTCCAGTCAAAAACACATTCATGAGAGTCTCACAACGCATCGGCCCGTTGTCAGCGATGTTTTCACCGCGGTTCAGGGGTATAAGGCCGTTGCCTTGCATGTGCCCGTGTTCAAAGGAAATGAATACCAAGGGTCCATCGGTATTCTAATTAATTTTCAGTCTATTGCCATGCGGTTTCTGCAGGAAATTCATATCGGCAAAACCGGTTATGCCTGGATGATCGATAGAGAAGGAACAGAGATCTACTGCCCGGTTCCGGGCCATACGGGCAACTCCGTTTTCGATAACTGCAAGGATTTTCCGGACATCCTTTCCATGGCGAAGAAGATGACGCAGGGCCGCCAGGGCACGGCTGTCTATCTGTTCGATCGCATAAAAGATCAGCACCGGAAAACCGTCAAGAAGCATGCCGTCTATCTGCCGGTTACCATCGGCGACAACTTCTGGAGCATCGTTATCGCGTCGAGCGAGGATGAATTGTTGGCATCCCTGGTAAGTTTCAAAAACAAAATTCTCGCGGTTGTGGGCCTGCTGCTGCTCTTAAGTTTTATTTTTTCCTATTTCGGCACAAAAGCATGGGGAATCGTCCGGGAGGAAACCGCAAGGCGAAAGGCTGAAGCCGCCTTGCGCGAAAGCGAGGAAATATTCAACCAATTGCTGGAGCAGAGCCCGATTTATATCTTTTTTAAAGATGAAAAAATCCGTTCCATCCGTCTGAGCAAAAATTATGAAAAAATGCTGGGAAAACCAATAGAAGCATTGCTCGGCAAAACCATGGACGATCTTTTCCCGTCCGAGCTGGCCAAAAGCATGATCGCAGACGACATGCGAATATTAAATGAAGGCAAAGTGATTCACACGGAAGAAGAACTTAACGGGCGGATTTATACCACCACCAAATTCCCCATTCATCTTGATGGAAAGCCGCGCTATCTTGCCGGGTACACAATTGACATCACGGACCGCAAGCAAATGGAGGAAGAAAAGCGATTTCTGGAAGAGCGACTCCAGCGGGCCGAGAAAATGGAGGCATTGGGAACCCTGGCCGGCGGGGTCGCCCACGATCTCAATAACGTGCTGGGGGTGGTTGTCGGCTATGCGGAACTGCTTTTAGACGATGTGGCAGCCCCAAGCCCACTTGCCAGCGGTCTTCAGGCTATTCTGGGCGGAGGGCAAAAAGCCGCCGCGATGGTGGAAGATCTTTTGACCCTGGCCAGAAGAGGGGTTCCCGGCAGAAGCATTTTGAATCTGAACCGGATCATCGTTACCAATCTCAATTCACCCGAATTTGAGCGCCTGTCCGCCGCCCATTCCGGCGTCCGGATCAAAACATCACTTGATCCGGACTTGCTGAACATTGCCGGTTCCGCGGTCCATCTGGCCAAAACGTTGTTCAATCTGGCTTCAAACGCGGCCGAGGCAATGCCGGACGGCGGTACTCTGACCATCCACACCACCAACCGGTACCTCGACAAGCCGATTCAAGGGTATGATGAAATCCGGGAAGGAGACTATGTCGTTCTTTCCGTATCAGACACGGGAGAAGGCATACAACCGGCCGATCTTAAACGCATCTTCGAGCCCTTTTATACGAAAAAGGTCATGGGTCGCAGCGGCACAGGCCTCGGACTGGCCGTGGTCTGGGGCACCGTGAAGGATCATCATGGATATATTAATGTTCATAGTGAAGCTGGCAAGGGCAGCACCTTTACCCTTTACTTTCCGGTGACGCGGGAAGAGCTGACCGTTGAAGCCGCCTCAATACCGATTGTTGAATATATGGGAAACGGGGAATCCATTCTGGTGGTGGATGATGTGAAAGAACAACGAGATCTGGCAACAACGATACTCAAAAAGCTGAACTACAGTGTTGAAAGCGTTTCAAGCGGAGAAGATGCGCTGGTCTACATGAAAACGCATTCCGTAGATCTGCTGGTGCTGGATATGATTATGGACCCCGGCATGGACGGACTGGATACCTACAAGAGCGCTCTATCTATTCATCCGAAACAAAAAGCCATTATCGTCAGCGGGTTTTCCGAAACCGAGCGGGTAAATGCAGCCCTGGCCCTCGGTGCAGGGGTATATGTGAAAAAGCCCTATATCATCGAAAAACTTGGACTGGCCATTCGAAAAGAACTTGACCGCGCGAGTTTCAGGGAACCTGGGCAAAAAAAATAAATCAACTTGAAACCGCCCTGCAAAATGGTCTATGTCTGGAGCGGTTTTTTAATTCATTTTCAAGAACAATTCGGATGCACCGGCCGATGCGGCGGAACATCGAAACCCATTAAGAATCTGGAAACCGTTATAATGAACCTGGATCGTCTGACGCATGCCGTACTGGATCACTTTAACCGGGCCGCCGAGGCGGCCTTCGGCCAAATCCCACCCGAGGTGAAAATTGTCGCTCCGCCCAATGTGGCCATGGGCGATTTTGCCATCGAGTGCTTTGCCCTGGCAAAAACCTTTCGAAAAGCCCCCAACCAGATCGCGCCACAAATCGCGGAGCGTTTTGAAAAAGGCGATTTGATACAGGAAGTTACCGCAGCGGGGCCGTATATCAATGTCAAAATAAATCCCGGTGAGCTCTTTTACTACGCATGCAAGGAGCTTTTCACCCTGCCCCCGTTTGTCACGCCGCCCATATCCAAAGATTCCCGGCGGGTAATGGTGGAATATCTTTCACCCAACACCAATAAGCCGTTGCATTTGGGCCATGTGCGAAACGGCGCGCTCGGAATGGCGGTGGCCCGGCTGTATGAAGCCACCGGGTGTAACACCATTAAAGCCAACCTCGTCAACGACCGGGGCGTTCATATCTGTAAAAGCATGCTGGCCTGGCAAACCTGGGGGAACGGCACAACGCCTGAGACCGAAGGGATGAAAGGCGATCATTTCGTGGGACACTGGTATGTGCGCTTTGCAAAGGAAGCCGATACCAACCCAAGCCTGGAAGAAAAAGCCCAGACCATGTTGCAGCAATGGGAAAACGGGGATTCGGAAATCATCCGCATTTGGAAGATGATGAATGAATGGGTTTACGCGGGCTTTGCCGAGACCTATCGAAGACTCGGCCTTGCCTTTGACGCGTTCTACTACGAATCGCAAACGTATCAACACGGCAAGCAGGCGATCTTGGAAGGACTTGAAAAAGGCATTTTGTTTCGGGATCAAAAAGGCAACACGGTTTTTTCTCTTCCCGAGAAAAGTTTCGGTTTAAATGAAAACGGCGAGCCGAAAAAAATCACCCTGCTGCGACCCGACGGCACAAGCCTGTATATGACCCAGGATATCGGCACCACGCTTTTGAAAGTGGCGGATCATCACCTTGAATCGTGCATTTTTGTGGTCGGAAGTGAGCAGAATTATCATTTCCAATGTCTCTTCACGCTGCTGGACGCTCTGGGGAATGAGTGGGCGAAAAATTGCCACCATTTATCTTACGGCATGGTCTATCTTCCGGAAGGGAAAATGAAATCCCGGGAGGGAAAGGTGGTGGACGCCGATGATCTGATCACGAGCATGGAAGCCCTGGCCGCCGAAGAGGTGCGAAAGCGTGATCCGGATCATGAACTCACGGAGGCGGAGGTATTGAGGCGAGCCGAGAAAATCGCATCGGGCGCCATCAAATTCTACCTGTTGCGAGTCAAACCGGCCCAGGACATTCACTTCGATCCGCAGGAATCCATTTCATTTGACGGCTTCACCGGCCCCTATTGCCAATATGCCTACGCCCGCATTTGCGGCATTTTGAGAAAAGCGGCGGAAAGGGGATTCGATATTGCAACGCAACCCGGCGCCATGCATCTTTTGGGGGAAGAAGAAGAACTCGTTCTGGCTCACTTGCTGATTCGATTTCCGGAAGCCGTGGCGCGGGCGGCCAGGGAACTTAACCCCTCTTTCATCGGCAATTACATCTTTAACACAGCCAAATCCTTTAATCAGTTTTACAACAAGCACTCAGTCATCAACGCGGAGGAAAAGGAATTGGCCATCGCAAGGCTTCATCTAACCGCTGCCGTGGCCCGCATGATAAAGGAAGGACTGCGGCTTCTTAATATTGACGTTATGGAAAAAATGTAGCGCATTCGGCAACAACCGGCACCAATTTCGTTCCGCAGCCGACAAGTATCAGGACCCTGATTTGCGTCGTAGCGGAAAACTTGTAGTTGTCGATTTAAGCCACTATACGCCACGCTCAAGAACTTTCGGATCCTGCATCAAGCGCTCACGAATGCCTTTGCTCACATGATAGGTTCGACTGAACTCCGACCAGAAATCCTTGTCCTTTTCCTGCCATCCGGGGCCGAATCGTTCATTAAAATAGTCCCCGAGAATCTCAAACAGGAATTTCCAGGTCGGCTCGCCTCGCTGCCAGGTTCCCAGCAGTTTTTCCAGCATTTTATCCAGATCCGCCAGTACTTCCTTCGGGAAATAGGCGATGGCCCCCTTTTGTATGGACGCCATCAGGGTTTCGGGATTCACGGCATGGGCGGTCAACATGACCGTGGGTATCTTTTTTGCGACACATTCCCCCAGCAGCACCAGACCGTTGACCCCCATGATATCCAAAATCGCCAGATCATACGGATTCATTTTTATTTTTTGAACCGCCTGCTCGTAATCCTGCGCCGTATCGATTTTCGCAAGGTCCAGAATCTCCTCGACGGACTCCAGAATATCCGGATCATCGTCCACCACCAAAATATGTTTTCCCGACAAATAAGATGAAGATGTCACTGGACTCTCCTTTTAAAAATGCCATTGCACCGCAACGGTTTAATATGATATTTAAATCGGCATAATGAACCGAAAAACAGCGCCACGTCCCCGGCCACTTCTTAATAAAATATCCCCCCCGAGACATCTTGCCAGGGCCCGGGCACCGGCAAGGCCGAGCCCATGACCCTTTCGGGGTAAGTCCAAACATGCGTTCGCTCGCATATAACGTTGAAAAATCTGTTTATGAAAGGATGCCGGTACGCCGGGGCCATCATCCCGAACATCTACAATAAAGCCGACCGGACCGATATCCACCCTTATCTCGACCTGTTTCTTGCGATGATACAGCGCGTTTTTGACCAGGTTACCGACAATTTGCTGAAACTTTCGCTGATCCTGAACAATCTCGACCTGATTCGCCTGCTCCGACACCTCGAACAGAACATTTTCCCGCTGCAGCGCTTCGCCGATCTGCCGGCGTGTCTGCGCCGGTGCGATCGATTCGGCCAACTCGACGGATACACTCTCCGCAGCCTCGACCAGTGCCGTGAAAACCGCCTCTGCGGGTCGAAACATTTCCGAAATAAAACAGCCGGATTCACCGCGCCCGATTTCAAGAAGTTCTTGAAGAAGTCTTCCGGCTTTGCGCGAATTTCTCAGGGCGCGCTCTAGTGTCCGTCTTTGTCGCTCGGATAAGGGCCCGAACTTGTCCGGGCGCTCCAGAAGCGTTCGTATGCCGGCCTCTATCACAGCGACGGGATCCTTCAGTTCATGCACAAGAAAATCCACATCAATTTCCCTGAAAAACCCGATTGACGACGATTCGGAAGAATTCTTCACGCTTTCCTTAAGGATTTGGCGGGTTTCCGACATATTGAATTCGGCCTCATTGAAACCATAATATACAAAAGGCGACAGCGCCCAACTTGCCGCCATACTACAATGATTCGGACTTCACCACCGGTCGCGACAACTCATCGGGAGCGACCGTCGGCTCATCGTACGGGGAATCAAGCGAAATTTGCACTCCCGGCTCATCTCCTTCGGCAACGATCAGGCGGTCCATTGAAAAATACCGCTTAAGATCTTCTCGAATGAACCGGTCCACCCGCTCAAGGTTTTTCTGGTGCGGGTGGGACAAGGCCTTCATATCAAGTTCCGGTGCTGATATCAGTGCCAACACATTACCGCGCACACGCTGCCAGATATATTCTTGGTAGGGAGTGGTGAGCGAAACCAGGCGGTCCACATCCTCCCGACAAGCCTGAAAATATCGCGGTAACCGCCATTTGGTAAACCAAAGCGCCGAAGCGGACCAAGTGATCAACACACCGAACAACGGCAGCACCAGCTTGTCGATTGCGACCGCTCCAGCTAAAAGAGATAACAGAAATGAGCGGCCCCCCGACCCGGTCACCATGGCGGAAAACAGATCGATCGTTATAAACACGCCGATACCACCGATAACGGCTTTCTTAACCACACCTCGCAATGCGCACCGCCCGCCCTTGACAAATTCGACCATTGCCTCCGCGGTCAGTTTGAGTTCATGAAGCTTTCGATCGAGCAGGTGCAGAATATGGCTGATTTTATGCCCCGGAGCAGCCAGAATTTTCTCCTTGAGCTGATTGCGCTCATCCACCCATGCTTCGAGTGCTTTGGTTTTGCGGCGCACAGTCGGAGAAAACGTTAAAAAAATTCTAGGGATATCCTTGCGCCCGGTCATCTGGGAAAGGTTCCAGCACAGCGTGCCGTAAGAACGAATCAGATCGCCGAGGTTATCACATTCATCAATGCGGCTCATCACGTAGACCACCCGATCTTCCTCGGATGTTTCCGGAAGCGTGCCGCGAATTGTTGTATAAGTTTCCTTGATGGTGCCGGCCTTGTGCGGATCAAACATCAACACCACCAGATCCGCAAGCAGGGCAAACTCACCGATCACCTTTTCAAAATCATATCCTCTGCCCTTTTCCGTCACCGAATCAAGCATTCCGGGCGTATCGATAATCGCCAGGTTTTCCAGCAGAGGAAAATCAATCAGTTTCATTTGGAAATGGGAGCTGAGTTTCTCTCCATAGGCTTTGAGCCTTGAAAACGGCAGCTGATCATCATTCACCAGAGACGCGCCGGTGACCAGACCCAATTTTTCGTTGACCCCCGGCGCCGTGATAACGGTAAAAGAATCATCGGTAGGCGCCTGGCCGGTAAGCTGAATCTCCGCATCTAGAAGCTCATTGATCAATGTCGATTTTCCCGATGAATAATTGCCCAGCAGCAAAACGATCGGTTTCCATTTGAGCACCATCGCCAATTCGCCTGAATCAAGCAAATATTCTTCAAACAGAGGAAACAGCTTTTTTTCAACCCGGGCTTGAATCTCTCGCTGCAGCTTCTTCTCATTCATTTGAAGGGTCCCCGTGTTTACTGCGCGGCCTTGAAGATCTATCCAGCGCGCGTCCATTCGAAAATGACAGCGCCAGTTTTTCGTACATAGCAGTTTTTTATTCATTTTTCCATAAGGAATGGTGAAATGGGCAAAGCCTTCGCGCCAGACCCGTTTTACCATTAGGTGAGCAACAAGGCTGTAATAAAAAAATGTTGATATTTATAAACACATTGTTTATAAAGTATGAAACGAGCCAATTTTCCTCCCTCAAACAACCGGAGCCATTTATTTGCCGATAGCACGATTTGACCAATTTTTAGAACGGTTATCCCAAGCTGCCGGCATCGGCTCTCAGACGGCGCTTGCGGATGTATTGGGGGTTAACCGTTCCGCTATCACGCAGGCACGAAAAAAAGATGCGATTCCATCCAAATGGCTGCTGCAGATTTACCGCACCTACGGGTTAAATCCGGATTGGCTTGAAAAAGGTGAGGGGCAAACCTTCATCGACTCGTCCCATTCACCGATCGGCCAGACCGAAGCGTTCAGGCAAATCCCAAAGGTCAAGGCCCGCCTGTGCGCGGGTGACGGATCATTTGAAGTCGAATCGGAGATAGACAGCTTTTTTTCTTTCCGGGCCGCTTGGTTGCAACGAAAAGGGACCGCGGCGCACATGGTGCTGATGGATGTTTTCGGCAACAGCATGGAACCGGAAATAAGAGACGGCGATACGGTGCTGATCGATAAATCTCAGAAGGACATTCTGGCGGGGGCCATCTACGCCGTCGGCATTGAAGACACGATTATGGTTAAACGCCTCGAAAAACACCCGCAAGCGCTGGTGTTAATCAGCGACAATACATCTTACGCCCCGATTCACCTGAAAAAGGAAGATATGAATACCGTCCGGATTATTGGGAAGGTCGTCTGGATCTGTCGCGAATTATGTTGATTACCAGCGGCCATTTTTCGAGCCGCTTTTTTTAGGTCCAAATGTTTATAAATATAAACTTTCGTTTTTTATTATCAACAACCCTGATGCCAAAACGCTTCAGTTTGGCCTGGGCCATGTGAGTCAGCAAGCCAACCGGCAAAAGGCATTGCCTATTTTAAGGATTATAACCGGCACGATGTATAGCGGCTTAAAACATAGAAACATGGAAGGGAGGAACCAACTCATGCTGGCACATATCATGAAAAGCGCTTACGACTGCTTGTGGATGGCAACAACGGTAATCTTCAGCATGGTGTTAACCTGCGTGTTGGGCGGATAAATTGGCGCGGCTTATCTTTCCCGCTGCACCAACGGCTCCGCCAGATCATTTAATAGATATTGCGAGCCTCGACCATGCGGACCAACGGCGCCGTAAAACGATGCCGGGGCCCAACCGTAGGTGTTCCAGGTGCGCGTGACAATCAATTCGTCCTTGGCCCGGGTGATGGCCACATACAGGATTCTTCTTTCCTCTTCCATCTGATCTTCGGAGCCAAGGCTGCGCAAATGCGGATACATGCCGGGCTCAACGCGTATGAGATAGCATACCGGCGCTTGCGTCCCTTTGGCGCTGTGAACCGTCGTCAAAGTGACCACATCCTCTTGTCCCTTCCTTTGGGCTGAAGAAACGGAAATGGGATCCAGGGTGTAAATTTCCAGAAAAGCCGAAAGGCTGCGATGCTCACCGGAGAGCCGCACGAGAAGATCCAAATCGCGGCGTCGGATACGCCAGTTCTCATAACGGGTTTCCAGCATCGGGCTTAAGAATTCCACTGCTGCCTTCATGGCCGCCGCCGGCTCGCTCAACTGCTCAGCTACCTGGCGAGGGCCGTTAATAATGTTTTCCCTGTTTTTCAGCTTGACCGCGAGAAAGGTCATGGCCTCGAAAAAAGTCTCTCTTTGATTCATGCCATGAATCAGCTTAGCCGCCGTTGCGTCGCCGATTCGTGGCCAAAGCGTCAAATATCGAGCCCAAGCCAGCTCATCGCGGTGATTGGCAGCGGCCCGAACCATGCTCAGCAAATCCTTAACATGGGCCGTCTGCAAGAGACTGGTACCACCGATAAACTGGTACGGAATCTCCTCCTCGACCATATACGACTCCACGGCCCTGGCGCCGTAACCGGTCCGGGTAATAATCATTATATCGCGCCAGGCTGTCCCGTTTTCATGGCGTCGCCGCAAGTCATCAACAACCCACCTCGCTTCTTCTATATCCGAAGAAAAATCCATCAGCACCGGCGTGCTCTTCTCTTTTCTGACAGCGGTCAACCTTTTGCCGTATTGAACCGGGGATTGTTTCAACAGCCAATTAGACAGCTCAAGGATTCCCTGCGTGGATCGGTAATTTTCTTCCAGCCGGAGAACAACCGAATTGGGCACCCGAGAAGTAAAAGAATGAACATTTCTGAAATCGGCGCCGCGAAACGCATAAATACTTTGCGCGTCGTCACCGACACAAAACAGTTTCGCCGGATCCCGCAACCCCTGAAGTACTTCCCACTGCAACGGATTGGTATCCTGCATCTCATCGACAAGAATATGATCATATAATCCGCGCAAGTGTGCACCGATGTCCGGATCATGTAATCGCTCCACAAACCGAAAAAGAATATCATCGTAGTCAAGATACCCGTTTTGACGTTTTCGTTCATCGTAGCGGCTGAAAATCCGGATGACCTTTTCAGCCGTTTGCGCATCATAATTCGTGTACTGGTCCAGATACTCCCCCATTGGCCGAAGCGTGTTTCTGGCATAGGAGCATTGATTGAGCAACTCGGATGCGCGTGGGAAAGGTCCAGTTTTGTCTTTTATCTCGCTTCGAATTAATCTGAGAAGCTGAAGCTGATCATCCCGGTCAATAACCGTAGTCGAATCCAGCTGAAAGGCCGAAGGCATTCGCCGCATACTGTAGAGACAAAAATGATGAAAGGTTCCCGCCAATATTCTTGCCGAATGGGCGCCGACCATTTGATTCAACCGATCCACCATCTCCCTGGCCGCGCGGCGCGTGAATGAAAGCAATAAAATACGTTCCGGCTTCACCCCGCGCTTTACAAGGTGCGCGGCCCGGGCAATAATAGTGCGCGTCTTTCCGGTACCGGCGCCGGCCAACACCAATACATGCCCGTTTTCGTATTCAACAGCCGCTTGTTGCTGGCGGTTCAACTCCATAATCTAACACCTGATTCGATCAAAAGACGCATGTCTTCACCCCTTGGCACGCAGACCGTTACTACTATCCCGCTGCCCGATGAAACCGATTTCAGTTTGATATCATGGCAACGCATCAAGGTGATACTTGTATAAAAGGATACGGATGAAATATTGCGTGTTTCCGTGACTCGTGTGCAGCCTTTCGAAGGGGAGAGTGGAATTGCTCAAAAGGACATGGCGCATTCGATGGTAGCGGCTGCTTATCAATAGCATAACACTTTGATTCTAAACCGATATCTTTCAGGACAAGTTTAGACGCCTCGATTGCAAACCTTATGAACCGTCTGCGCGTGCCAAGCGCCTTTTCCGGAAAATGTAGGAACATGTTCATCTTCCAGGCGTTGGGCAATCTCTTTATAGGTCATGCCGTCTTCACGCAGCCTGAGAATCGATTCAACCACTTCATCACGATCAATCATGGCCGGAGAAGCCGGTTGCGCGCTTTTATGAACCTCGCTTTGCCCTTGGCTATCTGCAGTGAACGGGCCTGAAAAAGGGACATCATCTCCAGCGCCTTCAACCAGATTTTGTAATAAAACAGCGATCGTTTCGAAAATCTCAACCTGACGTACCTGGGCTTCTACGGTGCGTTCGACAACTTCGATCACCTTTCTCTGGCCTTCTTCGATACCGGTGAGCAGCGCCTTGATTCCCGGCATCAGGTCCACCATCAGGTCCTCAAATTCGCTTTTTTTCTGAAATGGCCGACGCTGTTGATCCCGAGCGCCACGACGCTCCGGCCCACGGTATTGGGGATTGTTGTATTGTGGTTTGTTTCGTTTTTCGTAATTACGTTCCGTGTTTTTTCGCAAATTATGCAGAAAATCGTCCATAAAGGACCTCCTTGTTTTGGTTTTTCCCCGATTAAATCCAGCTCCCCGGGCATCGGCGATAGAAACCATCTGCATGTGCGCCGCCGCCGGTAAAAGAAAAAGAGTTCAGGTTAAACCACTTCATTGTAACTGTCAAAGGAAAGATTTGATTTTTCACCTTTCCAACCATTGTGTTTTGCCCCAGACACCCAGCCGCGTCAGTACAAAATCATAGCGTACGGGATCCTCGGGCACCATGGCTTTAAAGCCGTTCGTAATTTCCAGCGCTGTTTTCATATCCCCTTGTTTGCGTCCGGTAAACCCCAAATTCAACCCGACGCGGTGCATATGCGTGTCCAAAGGAATAATCAACCGGGACGGTGGTATTTGTCGCCATTCACCCGGATCCACGGCATCCCGGCGAACCATCCATCGTAAAAACAAATTCAGTCGTTTGCACGCACTGCCACGCTCCGGTTGCGGCAGCAAGTGCCCGGGCGACGACGGCGCAGCCTCCATCACAACGCTCACAAAATGCGACAGCGCCGGTAAAATCGTTTCGTCCGTTTCGCTATATCCGGATAGAAAAGCCGCCTGAAGCGAACCGTATCGATTTATAACACCACCCGCTCCCACCAGTAGTGCCGATATTTCTTCACCTGTTGCGAAGCGATGGGAAAAGCCCGCAAACATTTCTTGAAAAGAAGCCCATGAAGACTGTAATAAAAACTGATGTGGCGAAGTGCCCATTACCCGAAGAACGCGGGAAACGCTGTTTAGGATTTGGGTCACTCTGCCGTAAGCCAGCGCCGACGCTAAAAAACCGACAATTTCCCGATCCTCGGAAGAACTGAAAGCATACAAGAACTCAATAGGGTCCGGATGAACATATTTGGGATGATTATAACTTTCGTACAGGCAGTCTAGTTTTTTTTAAGTCCATGTTTATCTTATATCGACCTGAAAAGCACAAAGCAACCTTGAAAAAGAATGGTATTGAAAAAGCCCTCACAATTTTTTTGTTGTCCATACCCTCAGCCGCCGGCCATTGGTGGAAAAACATACCGCACCGCATGTCGCCGTACCGTAGAGCCGTTCGCATACCGCACGATAGCGCACCAACGCCTCCGGATGCGGCAATGGCCGCCAGGTTCGCGATGCAGCTGAAAAAACGACCACCCGTGGTTGTACCTTTTTCAAGAAGGCTTCTGTGCCGGAAGACCGGCTTCCATGGTGAGGAGCGATCAGCACGTCGCTTTTAAGGGTATCGCCGGCATTGTTCACAAGCTCCCCTTCGGCTGCTCGTTCTATATCGCCCGGAAACAAAAACGCATGCGCACCCAATCGCACCTGTACCACCAACGAATTATTATTGGTGGTTCGCCAGGCAGCCCTTGACCGGGTGCCCATATAGTCAGCCGGGGGATAAAGATACTTAATTAGAACCTCGTCCATTTTTTCGATACGCGGCGAAGTCCGAAAATCGGTTGCCAAAATTTGTTTTTCCGCGATGATCCGCTTCAAATGATCATATGCTTTTGTATCGACGGACTCATTATTGCTCATGAGTCGCTTGACACGAAAATTTTCGGCAATATACAGCAGTCCGTTCAAATGGTCGCTGTCGGGGTGAGAGAGAACGATATCTTCCACCGTTCGAATTTTTTTCCGCAGCAACAACGGGGCGATAATATTTTTCCCGACATCAAAGACGTCATTATCGGCAAAGCCGCCACCGTCAATTAACAAAACCCTTCCACTCGGCAATTCC
This DNA window, taken from Desulfobacterales bacterium, encodes the following:
- a CDS encoding HAMP domain-containing sensor histidine kinase; amino-acid sequence: MSETRQILKESVKNSSESSSIGFFREIDVDFLVHELKDPVAVIEAGIRTLLERPDKFGPLSERQRRTLERALRNSRKAGRLLQELLEIGRGESGCFISEMFRPAEAVFTALVEAAESVSVELAESIAPAQTRRQIGEALQRENVLFEVSEQANQVEIVQDQRKFQQIVGNLVKNALYHRKKQVEIRVDIGPVGFIVDVRDDGPGVPASFHKQIFQRYMRANACLDLPRKGHGLGLAGARALARCLGGDILLRSGRGRGAVFRFIMPI
- a CDS encoding response regulator, whose amino-acid sequence is MTSSSYLSGKHILVVDDDPDILESVEEILDLAKIDTAQDYEQAVQKIKMNPYDLAILDIMGVNGLVLLGECVAKKIPTVMLTAHAVNPETLMASIQKGAIAYFPKEVLADLDKMLEKLLGTWQRGEPTWKFLFEILGDYFNERFGPGWQEKDKDFWSEFSRTYHVSKGIRERLMQDPKVLERGV
- the argS gene encoding arginine--tRNA ligase, with protein sequence MNLDRLTHAVLDHFNRAAEAAFGQIPPEVKIVAPPNVAMGDFAIECFALAKTFRKAPNQIAPQIAERFEKGDLIQEVTAAGPYINVKINPGELFYYACKELFTLPPFVTPPISKDSRRVMVEYLSPNTNKPLHLGHVRNGALGMAVARLYEATGCNTIKANLVNDRGVHICKSMLAWQTWGNGTTPETEGMKGDHFVGHWYVRFAKEADTNPSLEEKAQTMLQQWENGDSEIIRIWKMMNEWVYAGFAETYRRLGLAFDAFYYESQTYQHGKQAILEGLEKGILFRDQKGNTVFSLPEKSFGLNENGEPKKITLLRPDGTSLYMTQDIGTTLLKVADHHLESCIFVVGSEQNYHFQCLFTLLDALGNEWAKNCHHLSYGMVYLPEGKMKSREGKVVDADDLITSMEALAAEEVRKRDPDHELTEAEVLRRAEKIASGAIKFYLLRVKPAQDIHFDPQESISFDGFTGPYCQYAYARICGILRKAAERGFDIATQPGAMHLLGEEEELVLAHLLIRFPEAVARAARELNPSFIGNYIFNTAKSFNQFYNKHSVINAEEKELAIARLHLTAAVARMIKEGLRLLNIDVMEKM
- a CDS encoding S24 family peptidase codes for the protein MPIARFDQFLERLSQAAGIGSQTALADVLGVNRSAITQARKKDAIPSKWLLQIYRTYGLNPDWLEKGEGQTFIDSSHSPIGQTEAFRQIPKVKARLCAGDGSFEVESEIDSFFSFRAAWLQRKGTAAHMVLMDVFGNSMEPEIRDGDTVLIDKSQKDILAGAIYAVGIEDTIMVKRLEKHPQALVLISDNTSYAPIHLKKEDMNTVRIIGKVVWICRELC
- a CDS encoding dynamin family protein, whose amino-acid sequence is MNEKKLQREIQARVEKKLFPLFEEYLLDSGELAMVLKWKPIVLLLGNYSSGKSTLINELLDAEIQLTGQAPTDDSFTVITAPGVNEKLGLVTGASLVNDDQLPFSRLKAYGEKLSSHFQMKLIDFPLLENLAIIDTPGMLDSVTEKGRGYDFEKVIGEFALLADLVVLMFDPHKAGTIKETYTTIRGTLPETSEEDRVVYVMSRIDECDNLGDLIRSYGTLCWNLSQMTGRKDIPRIFLTFSPTVRRKTKALEAWVDERNQLKEKILAAPGHKISHILHLLDRKLHELKLTAEAMVEFVKGGRCALRGVVKKAVIGGIGVFITIDLFSAMVTGSGGRSFLLSLLAGAVAIDKLVLPLFGVLITWSASALWFTKWRLPRYFQACREDVDRLVSLTTPYQEYIWQRVRGNVLALISAPELDMKALSHPHQKNLERVDRFIREDLKRYFSMDRLIVAEGDEPGVQISLDSPYDEPTVAPDELSRPVVKSESL
- a CDS encoding ATP-binding protein, translated to MKYRYVFGFLICTVCLCLYLFHIIYSEAKDRAIAELNSRQMIHARQAQKGIENFFHNLIAIITKLAKSGHIADIDDWGRHEMDFALTIDPEAITALSRVDAFGKIIYTSPYNAALIGQDLSSQKHIHESLTTHRPVVSDVFTAVQGYKAVALHVPVFKGNEYQGSIGILINFQSIAMRFLQEIHIGKTGYAWMIDREGTEIYCPVPGHTGNSVFDNCKDFPDILSMAKKMTQGRQGTAVYLFDRIKDQHRKTVKKHAVYLPVTIGDNFWSIVIASSEDELLASLVSFKNKILAVVGLLLLLSFIFSYFGTKAWGIVREETARRKAEAALRESEEIFNQLLEQSPIYIFFKDEKIRSIRLSKNYEKMLGKPIEALLGKTMDDLFPSELAKSMIADDMRILNEGKVIHTEEELNGRIYTTTKFPIHLDGKPRYLAGYTIDITDRKQMEEEKRFLEERLQRAEKMEALGTLAGGVAHDLNNVLGVVVGYAELLLDDVAAPSPLASGLQAILGGGQKAAAMVEDLLTLARRGVPGRSILNLNRIIVTNLNSPEFERLSAAHSGVRIKTSLDPDLLNIAGSAVHLAKTLFNLASNAAEAMPDGGTLTIHTTNRYLDKPIQGYDEIREGDYVVLSVSDTGEGIQPADLKRIFEPFYTKKVMGRSGTGLGLAVVWGTVKDHHGYINVHSEAGKGSTFTLYFPVTREELTVEAASIPIVEYMGNGESILVVDDVKEQRDLATTILKKLNYSVESVSSGEDALVYMKTHSVDLLVLDMIMDPGMDGLDTYKSALSIHPKQKAIIVSGFSETERVNAALALGAGVYVKKPYIIEKLGLAIRKELDRASFREPGQKK